In the Dioscorea cayenensis subsp. rotundata cultivar TDr96_F1 chromosome 12, TDr96_F1_v2_PseudoChromosome.rev07_lg8_w22 25.fasta, whole genome shotgun sequence genome, one interval contains:
- the LOC120273458 gene encoding transcription factor PHYTOCHROME INTERACTING FACTOR-LIKE 15-like, which yields MPLSEVHRTATRKELENSQSRMTNYSSDLSSFMPDDEFVELLWENGQLVVQCQSNRPKKSFFTSNASSQTGKAHDKNGNVKMGRFSSMDQVVDELSPVVPSVVGLNSQDDDDNNNINGSWMNYPIEDPLVQSDYCSEFLSEFSGVDLNSVATNAKGNSNVVATTTTERITSFGFGRASQNIQVGNASRGITGGSDPPSRIRKSQLFQLPQQCQSAIPNSKPKEATEYHNHGSTSSHQGSSADGGGVLLKTWSQKQQDTANTKVPQASSGSRGGAGLMNFSHFSRAASLFKANLQGSDRLRSNKKASTAGSSKPLESSLINSNSGFKSISGAIQGKPASALLHDVAQRSSTKNIQDVASVQQAEAHKNHGKVVIASPKPSDQSKGQSTGPSGKQETEKAPEAPVASSVCSGNSVGAASNDPIYGAAKRKCREGEESEYQSDDVEDDSVGLKISDSTGCKSAKRSRAAEVHNLSERRRRDRINERMRALQELIPNCNKVDKASMLDEAIEYLKTLQLQVQIMSMGAGMCMPPMMMPPAMQHLRAAPMYSPMGLGMSMGMGMGYGMGMFDMNGSPSLHGLPGGPASLQMFGIPGKGLPIPTPQLPQYTPYSTLPIRPDTMAERSGVVAGTTSPVSAAPPVVETAPSSSSKEIPHLNVNCEAPHQTKADDSLIPSSSIQALKDQTVVSQMSDQTLHVSGKGSTNSIRKNESGAP from the exons ATGCCTCTCTCTGAAGTACATAGAACAGCAACAAGGAAAGAGCTGGAAAATTCTCAGTCCAGGATGACAAATTACTCATCAGATCTATCTTCATTCAT GCCTGATGATGAATTTGTTGAGCTACTGTGGGAGAACGGTCAGCTTGTTGTGCAGTGCCAATCCAATAGGCCTAAGAAGAGCTTTTTCACCAGCAATGCCTCCAGCCAAACTGGCAAAGCTCACGACAAGAATGGCAATGTGAAGATGGGGAGGTTCAGTTCAATGGATCAGGTGGTAGATGAATTATCACCCGTAGTGCCATCAGTTGTGGGATTGAACAgtcaagatgatgatgataataataatattaatggtTCATGGATGAATTACCCCATTGAGGATCCGTTGGTCCAGAGTGATTACTGCTCTGAATTCTTGTCTGAATTCTCTGGAGTTGATTTGAACTCTGTGGCCACTAATGCCAAAGGCAACAGCAATGTTGTCGCAACGACTACTACTGAGAGGATCACTAGCTTTGGTTTTGGAAGAGCTTCTCAGAACATACAAGTTGGCAATGCTTCTAGAGGGATTACAGGAGGATCAGATCCCCCCAGTAGGATCAGGAAAAGCCAGTTATTTCAGTTGCCACAGCAATGCCAGAGTGCAATTCCAAATAGCAAACCAAAAGAAGCAACTGAATACCATAACCATGGCAGCACTAGTAGTCATCAGGGTTCTTCTGCTGATGGTGGTGGTGTCCTTCTGAAGACATGGTCTCAGAAACAACAAGATACAGCAAACACTAAAGTGCCTCAAGCGAGCAGTGGCAGTAGAGGCGGTGCTGGCTTGATGAACTTCTCCCACTTCTCAAGAGCTGCTTCTTTGTTTAAGGCCAATCTTCAGGGTAGTGATAGGTTGAGGAGCAACAAGAAGGCATCCACTGCTGGCAGTAGTAAACCTTTGGAGTCTTCTCTGATCAATTCAAACAGTGGCTTCAAGAGCATCAGTGGTGCAATCCAAGGTAAACCAGCTTCTGCTCTTCTTCATGATGTGGCTCAAAGATCATCTACAAAAAATATTCAGGATGTGGCTTCTGTTCAACAAGCAGAAGCACATAAGAATCACGGCAAAGTTGTCATTGCTAGTCCTAAGCCTTCTGATCAAAGTAAGGGTCAAAGCACAGGGCCGTCTGGAAAGCAGGAAACAGAGAAGGCTCCTGAAGCACCAGTGGCTTCCTCTGTGTGTTCAGGCAACAGTGTTGGTGCTGCATCCAATGACCCTATATACGGAGCAGCAAAGAGGAAATGCAGGGAAGGAGAAGAATCTGAATACCAAAGTGAT GATGTGGAAGATGATTCAGTGGGCTTGAAGATATCTGATTCTACCGGCTGCAAAAGTGCAAAGAGAAGTCGTGCAGCGGAAGTGCACAATTTGTCTGAAAGA AGGAGGAGAGACAGGATCAATGAGAGAATGCGTGCGCTGCAAGAGCTTATACCAAACTGTAATAAG GTGGACAAGGCTTCAATGCTTGATGAGGCCATTGAGTATCTTAAAACACTTCAACTTCAAGTGCAG ATCATGTCAATGGGAGCTGGAATGTGCATGCCTCCGATGATGATGCCTCCAGCAATGCAGCACCTTCGAGCGGCACCAATGTACTCACCAATGGGGTTAGGAATGAGTATGGGAATGGGAATGGGCTATGGAATGGGAATGTTTGACATGAATGGTTCCCCAAGTTTGCATGGGTTGCCTGGTGGACCTGCAAGCCTTCAGATGTTTGGAATCCCTGGGAAGGGACTTCCAATTCCAACGCCTCAGCTGCCACAGTATACCCCTTATTCAACACTTCCTATAAGGCCTGACACAATGGCTGAAAGATCAGGGGTGGTGGCAGGAACAACCTCTCCTGTATCAGCAGCACCGCCTGTAGTAGAAACTGCGCCCTCTTCGAGTTCCAAGGAAATCCCTCACTTAAACGTGAACTGCGAAGCCCCACACCAAACGAAAGCAGATGATTCACTGATTCCGAGCTCCTCTATTCAg GCTCTGAAAGATCAAACTGTTGTATCACAAATGAGTGATCAAACTCTGCATGTAAGTGGAAAAGGCTCCACCAATTCTATCAGGAAAAATGAGAGTGGTGCTCCCTGA
- the LOC120273728 gene encoding putative pentatricopeptide repeat-containing protein At3g01580 encodes KPNSSFFVNPHNIILLCVFFCFVLKLATHAILFHQLRITSSIDVARKLHSLVAVHGYLNQENLSVVLGSQLVHTYVKLDRFQEALALFHQLPKRNNFAWNSILRGLVDASRFSQTIEFYRMMMQQGLTADHYTYPLVLKACSALFDIEQGREIRNSIQFHAVHDGAKPNIYVQCALIDMFAKCGSLDDARTVFEEMPERDLVSWSSMIGGTVQQGEWSEALSLFRRMRLEDFGLDSVILAIVIPACGRLADVRLGMGMHCCAIKCGFNDYLCVSNALIDMYCKCGHSDMGRYLFRLLDCKDIVSWSSIIAGHSQNFEYVESLALFLEMLSLHVRPSPVTIASVLPGFSEFKLINKGKEIHSYAIRHGYEFDHFVASALIDLYCQCGLMREAESIFEIMSDSDIAIVNSLITGYALKEDIESAFETLRVIRRANLRPNAVTIITLLPLCNRLTMLSHGKELHGYVIRGGLQSAVSVSNSLIDMYCKCGCLELGMEVFRHMTVRDIVTYNTIVAALGMYGRGEEAILCFNLMKNERIEPNKITFIALLSACSHAGLVEMGHLFYNSMMQDYGIVPDMAHYSCMVDLHARSGRLEDAWEFIQKMPLEPEIDVLGSLLGACRVHNRLDIAELVGRSILEKQTEDPGYHILLSNIYAAAEKWPDAKKVREMIKKKGMTKKLGNSWIQIGCCIHFFAARDWSHPEFNVIYEIMLVLFSQMRDEGYAPDFLHNQLELEYDGMYAL; translated from the coding sequence aaaccAAACTCATCTTTCTTTGTCAACCCACATAACATAAttcttttgtgtgtgtttttttgttttgttttgaagcTGGCCACCCACGCTATACTTTTCCATCAACTGAGAATAACCAGCAGTATCGATGTAGCCAGGAAGCTCCACAGTTTGGTTGCAGTGCATGGGTATCTCAACCAAGAAAATCTTAGTGTTGTACTGGGCTCACAGCTCGTGCACACTTATGTCAAGCTTGATAGATTCCAAGAAGCTCTTGCTCTCTTTCACCAGCTTCCCAAAAGGAACAACTTTGCATGGAACTCCATCCTCAGAGGCCTTGTAGATGCTTCTCGCTTCTCCCAAACCATAGAGTTCTATCGGATGATGATGCAACAAGGCCTGACGGCTGATCACTATACGTATCCCTTGGTTCTCAAGGCTTGCTCTGCATTGTTTGATATTGAACAGGGGAGAGAGATTAGAAATTCGATTCAATTTCATGCTGTTCATGATGGCGCAAAACCCAATATATATGTTCAGTGCGCTTTGATTGATATGTTTGCCAAATGCGGGAGTTTGGATGATGCCCGGACTGTGTTTGAAGAAATGCCTGAGAGAGATTTGGTATCATGGAGTAGTATGATTGGTGGAACTGTGCAGCAGGGTGAGTGGTCTGAGGCTTTGAGTTTGTTCAGGAGGATGAGATTGGAGGATTTTGGACTCGATTCTGTGATTTTAGCTATTGTAATTCCAGCGTGTGGTAGGCTGGCAGATGTGAGACTGGGAATGGGGATGCACTGCTGTGCTATCAAGTGTGGATTCAATGACTATCTTTGTGTTTCAAACGCACTGATTGATATGTATTGCAAATGCGGGCACTCTGACATGGGCCGGTATCTTTTTCGGCTTTTGGATTGCAAGGATATCGTTTCTTGGAGCAGTATAATTGCAGGGCATTCACAGAACTTTGAGTATGTTGAAAGTTTGGCTCTTTTCCTTGAGATGCTGTCATTGCATGTGAGACCAAGCCCAGTCACTATAGCCAGTGTGCTTCCTGGCTTTTCTGAATTCAAGCTGATCAACAAGGGAAAAGAGATCCACAGCTACGCCATACGACATGGGTATGAGTTTGATCACTTTGTGGCCAGTGCATTGATAGACCTATACTGCCAGTGTGGACTGATGAGAGAAGCAGAGTCCATATTTGAGATCATGTCAGACAGTGACATTGCCATCGTGAACTCATTGATAACCGGATATGCCTTGAAAGAAGACATCGAATCTGCATTTGAGACATTACGGGTGATAAGAAGAGCAAATCTCAGACCAAATGCAGTGACCATTATCACCCTTCTTCCGCTGTGCAACCGCCTCACAATGCTCAGCCATGGGAAGGAACTGCATGGTTATGTGATTAGAGGTGGCCTCCAATCAGCTGTTTCTGTGAGTAATTCATTGATAGACATGTACTGCAAATGTGGGTGTCTGGAACTCGGAATGGAGGTCTTCAGACATATGACAGTCAGGGATATTGTGACTTACAACACCATAGTAGCTGCACTGGGGATGTACGGCCGAGGAGAAGAGGCAATTCTATGTTTTAATCTGATGAAAAATGAGAGGATTGAACCAAATAAGATAACATTTATAGCACTGTTATCAGCTTGTAGCCATGCAGGTCTTGTCGAAATGGGTCATTTGTTCTACAATTCAATGATGCAAGACTATGGTATTGTTCCAGATATGGCGCACTACTCATGTATGGTGGACCTCCATGCCAGGTCTGGCCGTCTGGAAGATGCATGGGAGTTTATTCAAAAGATGCCTCTGGAGCCAGAAATTGATGTGTTGGGGAGCCTACTGGGAGCATGTAGAGTTCACAATAGATTAGACATTGCCGAGCTTGTAGGCAGAAGCATCCTTGAAAAGCAAACTGAAGATCCAGGCTATCACATTCTGCTATCTAATATATATGCAGCAGCTGAGAAATGGCCTGATGCAAAGAAGGTCAGAGAAATGATTAAAAAGAAGGGTATGACAAAGAAGCTTGGTAACAGCTGGATTCAGATTGGATGTTGCATACATTTCTTTGCCGCAAGAGATTGGTCCCACCCAGAGTTCAACGTGATATATGAGATTATGCTTGTCTTATTTTCGCAGATGAGGGATGAAGGTTATGCCCCTGACTTCCTGCATAATCAACTAGAATTGGAGTATGATGGCATGTATGCTCTGTGA
- the LOC120273460 gene encoding cytochrome P450 709B1-like produces MQRNEQLLNPCRLLSQTLPHPLNMEMEMGYTGMVLGSLLVIIATKLCHAFYNLIWKPYKITKSLEKQGLRGPPYKFPHGSTKQINDFQAAADGLVMDSRSHDISSKLLPHYHVWSSLYGRTFLYWMGAQPRICLGDPEMVKQVLSSNFGFYLKPYPGPNIMALLGKGLVLAEGSDWARHRRALNPAFHIDKLKMMTKTMAECALRMLHEWRNEIKEEVEMSRQFQELTANIISHTVFGTSNSIHGKQIFLAQKELLSLVVADIGGSKYLPTKKNLKKWNLEKRIKTTLTNIIKNRLHNSKELGYGDDLLGLMLHSSMADNNSRLTIDEIIDECKTFYFAGHETTSHLLTWTMFLLSINPEWQQRLREEVLSECGLETPNADMLSKFKLVTMVLWETLRLYPPVILNAREASKDMNLGGLMIPKGMPLMIPIVMLQRDKKYWGDDANDFNPLRFENGASKAAMHPNSILPFSLGPRACVGQNFAMMEAKVVMAMILQRFSFSLSPNYKHSPANWLTLQPQFGLPIDLKPLQL; encoded by the exons ATGCAGCGAAATGAACAATTATTAAACCCTTGCCGTCTCCTCTCTCAAACTCTACCTCACCCATTGAATATGGAAATGGAAATGGGATATACAGGGATGGTTTTGGGATCTCTGCTGGTCATAATAGCAACAAAGCTGTGCCATGCCTTTTATAATCTCATATGGAAACCATACAAGATAACAAAGAGTTTGGAGAAGCAAGGGCTGAGAGGTCCTCCTTACAAGTTCCCCCATGGCTCAACAAAACAGATCAACGACTTCCAGGCTGCTGCTGACGGTCTTGTTATGGACTCCAGATCTCATGACATCTCCTCCAAGCTTCTTCctcattaccatgtttggtctTCTCTCTAtg GCAGAACTTTTTTGTACTGGATGGGAGCGCAGCCAAGGATTTGCCTGGGTGACCCTGAGATGGTGAAGCAGGTGCTGTCCAGCAACTTCGGTTTCTACCTCAAGCCATATCCAGGACCCAATATAATGGCCTTATTGGGCAAGGGTCTTGTCCTTGCTGAAGGATCTGACTGGGCCAGACACAGGAGGGCACTCAATCCTGCTTTCCACATTGACAAACTCAAG atGATGACCAAGACTATGGCTGAATGTGCTCTGAGGATGCTCCATGAATGGAGGaatgaaatcaaggaagaagtAGAGATGAGCCGGCAATTTCAAGAGCTCACTGCAAATATCATCTCCCACACTGTTTTCGGGACCAGCAACAGCATCCATGGCAAACAAATCTTTCTGGCTCAAAAGGAGCTTTTATCACTCGTGGTTGCTGACATTGGTGGATCCAA ATATCTTCCTACCAAGAAAAATCTCAAGAAGTGGAATCTGGAAAAGAGAATAAAGACCACGCTGACAAACATCATAAAGAACCGTTTGCATAATTCAAAGGAATTGGGATACGGAGATGACCTTCTGGGATTGATGCTCCACTCCTCTATGGCTGATAATAACTCTCGCCTAACCATTGATGAGATCATAGACGAGTGCAAGACCTTCTACTTTGCTGGCCATGAGACCACCTCACATCTACTCACTTGGACTATGTTCTTGCTCAGCATCAACCCTGAATGGCAGCAGAGGCTCAGAGAAGAAGTCCTGAGCGAATGTGGTTTGGAGACCCCCAACGCTGACATGCTCAGCAAGTTCAAACTG GTGACAATGGTACTGTGGGAGACTCTAAGACTCTACCCACCTGTCATACTGAACGCAAGGGAAGCTTCAAAAGACATGAACTTGGGTGGGCTTATGATACCCAAAGGTATGCCATTGATGATTCCCATAGTGATGCTTCAAAGGGACAAGAAGTACTGGGGAGATGATGCCAATGACTTCAATCCACTGAGGTTTGAGAATGGAGCCTCCAAAGCTGCAATGCATCCAAATTCTATACTCCCATTCTCTCTTGGTCCAAGAGCTTGTGTTGGCCAGAACTTTGCAATGATGGAGGCAAAGGTGGTGATGGCCATGATCCTTCAGAGGTTCTCCTTCTCACTCTCTCCCAATTATAAGCATTCTCCTGCAAATTGGCTCACTCTGCAGCCTCAATTTGGTCTTCCCATTGATTTGAAGCCACTGCAACTGTGA